The Pecten maximus chromosome 14, xPecMax1.1, whole genome shotgun sequence genome includes a region encoding these proteins:
- the LOC117342679 gene encoding methyltransferase-like protein 24 — MASKSFASYLIRYRSRNVRLWMLVAVALGSLFFIRPFRMNNGTWSPSPTAFNRTWWDAKSLPKGLVSSKCHAIGTTKQNVSMIESLKKTLQIREGPPPDKDELCSMSFEDLELYYHTYLSAIQNPCKRSVRMGSTLDGGWDVCGEQTKIKQNSCLVYSFGIQFDFSFDDEMASVFGCEVHSFDPSMHQKDHMHNPSVFFHATGISDYNGISKDMAGWKMRTFKAIREELNHIRRSPDVVKMDIESWEWSVLPDMLKSSQLTGIKQLLVEFHANTDSHIKEFWIHRLLILRDLYLEGYRIFWVGRNMMCTYTSPVLNRKLYGCYEISFVKTR, encoded by the exons ATGGCGTCGAAATCGTTCGCCTCCTACCTTATACGATACCGCTCCAGAAACGTGAGGCTTTGGATGTTAGTAGCAGTAGCGCTTGGATCACTCTTCTTTATCCGTCCTTTTCGTATGAACAACGGCACGTGGTCACCTTCACCAACAGCCTTCAATCGTACGTGGTGGGACGCCAAGTCTCTCCCG AAAGGGTTGGTTTCTTCTAAGTGTCATGCAATTGGAACTACCAAACAAAACGTGAGTATGATCGAGAGCCTGAAAAAGACTCTACAGATACGTGAAGGACCACCCCCGGACAAGGACGAACTTTGCAGTATGTCGTTTGAGGATCTTGAGCTGTATTATCACAC GTACTTAAGTGCGATCCAGAACCCGTGTAAACGATCTGTGCGCATGGGTAGTACTTTGGATGGAGGATGGGACGTGTGTGGtgaacaaacaaaaatcaaacagAATTCCTGTCTTGTTTATTCATTTGG AATACAGTTTGACTTTTCATTTGACGATGAAATGGCGTCGGTGTTTGGATGTGAAGTACATTCATTTGATCCAAG CATGCATCAAAAGGATCACATGCACAACCCGTCAGTTTTTTTCCACGCCACTGGCATTTCTGATTACAATGGTATCAGTAAAGATATGGCAGGTTGGAAAATGCGGACGTTCAAAGCTATCCGCGAGGAGTTGAACCATATCAGG CGCAGCCCCGACGTCGTTAAGATGGATATAGAAAGCTGGGAATGGAGTGTCTTGCCCGACATGTTGAAGTCTTCACAACTTACTGGCATCAAACAACTTCTAGTAGAATTTCACGCAAACACCGATAGTCACATAAAGGAATTTTGGATTCATAGGCTCTTGATACTACGTGACCTGTATCTGGAGGGGTATCGTATATTCTGGGTGGGACGCAACATGATGTGTACCTACACGTCACCAGTTCTAAACCGTAAACTATATGGATGTTATGAAATCTCATTCGTCAAGACAAGATAA